In a genomic window of Mycolicibacillus parakoreensis:
- a CDS encoding mycofactocin-coupled SDR family oxidoreductase: MTGRLAGKVAFITGAARGQGRAHAVRMATEGADIIAVDVAGKLPDCVPYDSATPQDFAETVRLVEATGRSIISNVVDTRDYDGLREAVDKGVAALGRLDIIVANAGITAPQVWDAITPESFRDVMDINVTGTWNTVMAGAQHIVDGGRGGSIILVSSAAGIKVQPFMVHYTASKHAVTGMARGFAAELGKHSIRVNSLHPGAVNTPMGTGEMMAALNRANESNPGLINMVTPFLPDYIAEPDDVADAACWLASDESRMVTASRIPVDLGSTQY, translated from the coding sequence ATGACCGGACGGCTGGCTGGCAAGGTCGCATTCATCACGGGTGCGGCGCGAGGACAAGGCCGCGCCCATGCGGTGCGGATGGCGACCGAGGGCGCCGACATCATCGCGGTCGATGTGGCCGGCAAGCTGCCGGACTGCGTGCCGTACGACTCAGCCACCCCGCAGGACTTCGCCGAAACGGTGCGGCTGGTGGAAGCTACCGGCCGGAGCATCATCTCCAACGTCGTCGACACCCGCGACTACGACGGATTGCGCGAGGCTGTCGATAAGGGCGTGGCCGCACTGGGGCGCCTGGACATCATCGTCGCCAACGCCGGCATCACGGCACCGCAGGTCTGGGACGCCATCACCCCCGAATCATTTCGCGATGTGATGGACATCAATGTCACCGGCACCTGGAACACCGTCATGGCCGGGGCACAGCACATCGTCGACGGCGGACGCGGCGGGTCGATCATCCTGGTCAGCTCGGCGGCCGGCATCAAGGTCCAACCGTTCATGGTCCATTACACGGCCAGCAAGCACGCGGTCACCGGGATGGCCCGCGGGTTCGCTGCCGAACTGGGTAAGCATTCGATCCGCGTGAACAGCCTGCACCCCGGTGCGGTCAACACCCCGATGGGCACCGGCGAAATGATGGCGGCACTGAACCGGGCCAACGAAAGCAACCCCGGCCTGATCAACATGGTGACGCCCTTTTTGCCCGACTACATTGCCGAGCCGGACGACGTCGCTGACGCAGCCTGCTGGCTGGCCAGCGACGAATCACGGATGGTCACCGCCTCACGGATCCCGGTCGACCTGGGCTCCACCCAGTACTAG
- a CDS encoding class I adenylate-forming enzyme family protein, whose translation MDPFRAALSAGLSSYGAAPCIEFERRWYCGDDITGYAAAVDDHLDRAGIARDEPIGIVTRNRVPHAAATLGLIAAGRPVVMIYSYQSARSIARDVAALRLPAILADRQDWTAPVLAAAERLGAAGLALTDRPLGVDVVTAGPRTGAGGPDQALRQAGLHILTSGTSGAPKRVPVPTAALQHTVLTMTIGHTPAPNDPPELVYWPFGSVGICQLLAAPYTGKRMVLLEKFTVDEWVRAVRTYRIRRTGVQPAILRMLLDAEVAPEDLASLEYLVGGSGPLDRRLRDAFEQRYGIPLLWAYGATEFAGSVCAWTPDLHRRYGHTKPESAGRPLPGVQVRIVDPDSGAPLPGGRRGLLEARVQAIGPDWVRTTDIASVDADGFITVHGRGDGAINRGGFKILPETVRAVLVAHPGVRDACVVGLPDDRLGEVPAAAVEAHAPGSAPSPDELTRLVRDALPSHHVPAAIVVVDRLPRNAALKVRPGEVADLFGSR comes from the coding sequence GTGGACCCATTCCGCGCAGCACTGTCGGCCGGCCTGAGCAGCTACGGCGCGGCGCCGTGTATCGAGTTCGAGCGACGGTGGTACTGCGGCGACGACATCACCGGGTACGCCGCCGCGGTCGATGACCACTTGGACCGGGCCGGGATCGCCCGCGACGAACCGATCGGCATCGTGACGCGCAACCGCGTACCCCACGCCGCCGCCACCCTGGGGCTCATCGCCGCCGGGCGTCCGGTGGTCATGATCTACTCCTACCAGTCGGCGCGCTCCATCGCCCGCGACGTGGCCGCGCTGCGCCTGCCGGCGATCCTGGCCGACCGCCAGGACTGGACCGCCCCGGTCCTCGCCGCCGCCGAACGGCTCGGCGCCGCCGGTCTGGCGCTCACCGACCGCCCGCTCGGTGTCGACGTCGTCACCGCCGGACCCCGAACGGGTGCAGGTGGACCCGATCAGGCGCTGCGGCAGGCGGGCCTACACATCCTCACCAGCGGCACCAGCGGGGCGCCGAAACGGGTCCCGGTACCCACGGCGGCGCTGCAGCACACCGTGCTGACCATGACCATCGGCCATACCCCCGCCCCGAACGATCCGCCGGAGTTGGTGTACTGGCCGTTCGGCAGTGTCGGGATCTGCCAGTTGCTGGCCGCTCCCTACACCGGCAAACGGATGGTGCTGCTGGAGAAGTTCACCGTCGACGAGTGGGTGCGGGCGGTGAGGACCTACCGGATCAGGCGCACCGGCGTGCAGCCGGCGATCCTGCGGATGCTGCTCGACGCCGAGGTCGCCCCCGAGGATCTCGCGTCGTTGGAGTACCTGGTCGGCGGCTCTGGGCCGCTGGACCGCCGGCTGCGTGATGCCTTCGAGCAGCGCTACGGGATCCCGCTGCTGTGGGCCTACGGGGCGACGGAGTTCGCGGGCTCGGTCTGCGCCTGGACCCCGGATCTGCACCGGCGGTACGGCCACACCAAACCGGAGAGTGCGGGACGACCGTTGCCGGGCGTGCAGGTGCGCATCGTCGATCCCGACTCCGGGGCACCGCTGCCGGGCGGCCGGCGCGGGCTGCTCGAGGCCCGGGTGCAGGCGATCGGGCCGGACTGGGTCCGCACCACCGATATCGCCTCGGTGGACGCCGACGGATTCATCACCGTGCACGGCCGCGGGGACGGCGCGATCAACCGGGGAGGGTTCAAGATCCTGCCGGAGACGGTGCGGGCCGTGCTCGTCGCGCATCCCGGTGTGCGCGACGCCTGCGTGGTCGGGCTCCCCGACGACCGGCTCGGCGAGGTCCCCGCGGCCGCCGTGGAGGCGCACGCCCCCGGCTCGGCGCCGTCGCCCGACGAGCTCACGCGGCTGGTCCGCGACGCGCTGCCCAGTCACCATGTCCCGGCCGCGATCGTGGTGGTCGACCGCCTGCCGCGCAACGCGGCCCTGAAGGTGCGTCCCGGCGAGGTCGCCGACCTGTTCGGGTCCCGATAG
- a CDS encoding (2Fe-2S)-binding protein has protein sequence MYVCLCAAVTSQQVNEAIAAGASTTKQVGEATGAGTVCGRCRGSIRALIAAARQQAAPLG, from the coding sequence ATGTATGTCTGCCTGTGCGCCGCGGTGACCAGTCAGCAGGTCAACGAGGCGATCGCGGCCGGGGCGTCGACGACCAAACAGGTCGGGGAGGCCACCGGGGCCGGCACGGTCTGCGGGCGCTGCCGCGGCAGCATCCGGGCGCTGATCGCCGCGGCCCGGCAGCAGGCCGCACCGCTGGGTTAG
- a CDS encoding FadD3 family acyl-CoA ligase: MTWQTIPEMVLGAADRFGDAEAVVDGPLRLSFAQLADRVRRAAGSFAAAGIERGDRVAIWAPNSAAWIIAAFGVLSAGGVLVPVNTRFKPAEADDVIRRSAAKLVLVEKDFLGLDFTVAPGVPVIDLHSGFLSSGAPLQRRVAGSDTADIIFTSGTTGKPKGVMMSHRQNLRLYSEWCDLADLREGDRYLMINPFFHTFGYKAGCIAACIRGATMLPVRVFDIEAITDLIAAERVTMLPGPPTVYQSLLDADRAQDLSSLRAAVTGAADIPVELIRRMRDELPFQSIMTGYGLTEAGTVTASRRGDSFEQIATTAGRACRDIDVRIGEDGEVLVRGYSVMQGYLDDPAATAEAIDAQGWLHTGDLGTLDGDGRLRIVGRKKDMFIVGGFNAYPAEIEGYLLEHPAVAQAAVIGVPDERLGQVGKAFVVAREPISGQDLMTWCRGRMAGFKAPRSVEFVDRLPLNATGKVDKAQLR, from the coding sequence ATGACCTGGCAGACCATCCCCGAGATGGTCCTGGGCGCAGCGGACCGATTCGGCGACGCGGAGGCGGTCGTCGACGGTCCGCTGCGCCTGAGCTTCGCCCAACTCGCCGACCGGGTTCGCCGTGCCGCCGGATCGTTCGCCGCCGCGGGGATCGAGCGGGGAGACCGCGTGGCGATCTGGGCGCCCAACTCGGCCGCATGGATCATCGCCGCGTTCGGCGTCCTGAGCGCCGGTGGGGTTCTGGTGCCGGTCAACACCCGGTTCAAGCCGGCCGAGGCCGACGATGTGATCCGGCGGAGCGCAGCCAAGCTCGTCCTGGTGGAGAAAGACTTCCTGGGACTGGATTTCACCGTCGCGCCGGGTGTTCCGGTGATCGACCTGCACTCGGGGTTTCTGTCCAGTGGCGCGCCCCTGCAGCGGCGGGTCGCCGGCTCGGATACCGCCGACATCATCTTCACCTCGGGAACCACGGGTAAGCCCAAGGGCGTGATGATGAGCCATCGGCAGAACCTTCGGCTCTACTCCGAATGGTGCGATCTGGCGGACCTGCGTGAGGGGGACCGCTACCTGATGATCAACCCGTTCTTCCACACCTTCGGCTATAAGGCGGGCTGCATCGCCGCGTGTATCCGTGGTGCCACGATGCTTCCGGTCCGGGTCTTCGACATCGAGGCCATCACCGACCTCATCGCAGCCGAACGGGTCACGATGCTGCCGGGGCCACCGACGGTGTATCAGTCATTACTCGATGCCGATCGCGCGCAGGACCTGTCGTCGCTGCGCGCCGCGGTCACCGGAGCCGCTGACATCCCGGTGGAGCTGATCCGCCGCATGCGCGACGAACTGCCCTTCCAGTCGATCATGACCGGCTACGGTCTCACCGAGGCGGGGACGGTGACCGCCTCGCGCCGGGGTGACTCCTTCGAGCAGATCGCGACGACGGCCGGCCGAGCATGCCGCGACATCGACGTGCGTATCGGCGAGGACGGCGAGGTCCTGGTGCGCGGCTACAGCGTGATGCAGGGCTATCTCGACGATCCGGCGGCGACCGCGGAGGCGATCGATGCGCAGGGCTGGTTGCACACCGGCGACCTCGGAACCCTGGACGGCGACGGGCGACTGCGCATCGTCGGTCGCAAGAAGGACATGTTCATCGTGGGCGGTTTCAACGCCTATCCCGCGGAGATCGAAGGCTATCTGCTGGAGCACCCCGCGGTGGCGCAGGCCGCCGTGATCGGCGTGCCCGACGAGCGTCTGGGCCAGGTCGGCAAGGCGTTCGTCGTGGCGCGTGAGCCGATCTCCGGGCAGGATCTGATGACCTGGTGCCGGGGCCGGATGGCCGGCTTCAAGGCGCCGCGGTCCGTCGAGTTCGTCGATCGGCTGCCGCTGAACGCCACCGGCAAGGTGGACAAGGCGCAACTGCGATGA
- a CDS encoding amidohydrolase family protein has translation MGQLSHRVEIPFPLFDADNHLYEPPEALTKYLPKDYKDIVQYVEVKGRTKIAIRGQISEYIPNPTFSVVARPGAWEEYFKYGNPDGKSRRELFGEPMKAIPAFFEPAPRLALMDELGIDRSLMIPTLASLIEERLRDDPVAIHVIIHALNQWLDEVWSFNYKNRIFTTPVITLPIVEKAIEELDWVVERGARAILIRPAPVPGFRGPRSFALPEFDPFWQRCVDHDVFVAMHSSDSGYSRYTSEWDGATQEMLPFQTNAMAILNEWRPIQDAVASWVIHGALFRHPKLKVGIIEAGSKWMSPLLDSMAEVYKKAPEAFPGNPIEEIKKRIYVSPFYEDGIDDLIDLIGVDQVLYGSDWPHPEGLGEPTHYVTALQHLPVEDQAKIMGGNLGRLVTV, from the coding sequence ATGGGTCAACTTTCCCATCGCGTCGAAATCCCGTTCCCGCTGTTCGACGCCGACAACCACCTCTACGAGCCGCCGGAGGCGCTGACCAAATACCTGCCCAAGGACTACAAGGACATCGTCCAGTACGTCGAGGTCAAGGGGCGCACGAAGATCGCCATCCGCGGTCAGATCAGCGAGTACATCCCCAACCCCACGTTCTCCGTGGTGGCCCGCCCCGGCGCCTGGGAGGAGTACTTCAAGTACGGCAACCCCGACGGCAAGAGCCGCCGTGAGTTGTTCGGCGAGCCGATGAAGGCGATCCCGGCGTTCTTCGAGCCGGCGCCCCGGTTGGCCCTGATGGACGAACTCGGCATCGACCGGTCGCTGATGATCCCCACGCTGGCCAGCCTGATCGAGGAGCGACTGCGCGATGATCCGGTCGCGATCCACGTCATCATCCACGCGCTCAACCAGTGGCTCGACGAGGTGTGGAGCTTCAACTACAAAAACCGGATCTTCACCACGCCGGTGATCACGTTGCCGATCGTCGAGAAGGCCATCGAGGAGTTGGACTGGGTCGTCGAGCGCGGCGCCCGCGCCATCTTGATCCGGCCCGCCCCGGTGCCCGGATTCCGGGGGCCCCGCTCGTTCGCGCTGCCCGAGTTCGACCCGTTCTGGCAGCGCTGCGTCGACCACGACGTGTTCGTCGCGATGCACTCATCCGACAGCGGTTACTCGCGATACACCTCCGAGTGGGACGGCGCGACCCAGGAGATGCTGCCTTTCCAGACCAACGCGATGGCGATCCTCAACGAGTGGCGTCCCATCCAGGATGCGGTGGCCTCCTGGGTGATCCACGGTGCGTTGTTCCGCCACCCCAAGCTCAAGGTGGGCATCATCGAGGCCGGATCGAAGTGGATGAGCCCGCTTCTGGACTCCATGGCCGAGGTGTACAAGAAGGCGCCGGAAGCCTTCCCGGGCAACCCGATCGAGGAGATCAAGAAGCGTATCTACGTCAGCCCCTTCTACGAGGACGGCATCGACGACCTGATCGACCTGATCGGTGTGGACCAGGTGCTCTACGGTTCGGACTGGCCGCACCCGGAAGGCCTGGGCGAGCCGACTCACTACGTGACGGCACTGCAGCACCTGCCGGTGGAAGACCAGGCGAAGATCATGGGCGGCAACCTCGGTCGACTCGTCACCGTATAA
- a CDS encoding AMP-binding protein: MRKIPADLVRRYRQEGWWTEETLGDLLTRGLADRPGTHFEVHSAVRPYTGTFGSVERLARRLAAGLRERGVGPGDVVAFQLPNWREAAAVFWAAAFLGAVVVPIVHFYGARELRYILTASRPRVFITAGRFGRLVFAPELSAEVPIVGVVDGAGAVAGVADFDELLAAEPMTDTLPVDPAGPALIAFTSGTTRAPKGVIHSHQTLCFETRQLLDNYPKDRGRQLTATPVGHFIGMLGAFLIPVLEGSPIDLADTWDPGQVLALMSSDGVSLGGGPPYFVTSLLDHPDFTTDHLRYIDRLGLGGSTVPAAVTRRLADLGILLYRSYGSTEHPSITGSRISAPEDKRLFTDGNARPGVEIRLADDGEILSRGPDLCLGYTDDALTEAAFDVDGWYHTGDVGVLDSDGYLTITDRKADVIIRGGENISALEVEEVLLTMPAIAEAVVVAAPDARMGERTAAAVRIRPGCTAPTVAQVCRHFEQSGVAPQKWPEVVCEFEDFPRTASGKVQKYLVRQRLGAELAPSPE, translated from the coding sequence ATGCGAAAAATTCCTGCGGATCTGGTGCGGCGCTACCGGCAAGAGGGCTGGTGGACCGAGGAAACCCTCGGCGATCTGCTCACCCGGGGCCTGGCCGACCGCCCCGGCACCCACTTCGAGGTCCATTCGGCGGTGCGGCCGTATACGGGGACCTTCGGGTCGGTGGAACGCCTCGCGCGCCGGCTGGCCGCCGGCCTGCGTGAGCGCGGTGTCGGGCCGGGAGACGTGGTCGCGTTCCAACTGCCGAACTGGCGGGAAGCGGCCGCGGTGTTCTGGGCCGCGGCCTTCCTCGGGGCGGTGGTGGTGCCGATCGTGCACTTCTACGGGGCCCGCGAACTCCGCTACATCCTCACCGCGAGCCGGCCCCGGGTGTTCATCACCGCCGGGCGCTTCGGGCGGCTGGTCTTCGCCCCCGAGCTCAGCGCCGAGGTGCCCATCGTCGGGGTGGTCGACGGCGCCGGCGCCGTCGCCGGGGTGGCCGACTTCGACGAGCTGCTCGCCGCGGAGCCGATGACCGACACCCTGCCGGTGGATCCCGCGGGTCCCGCGCTGATCGCCTTCACCTCCGGAACCACGCGCGCGCCCAAGGGGGTGATCCACAGCCACCAGACACTGTGCTTCGAGACCCGCCAACTGCTCGACAACTACCCGAAGGACCGCGGACGCCAACTCACCGCCACCCCGGTCGGGCATTTCATCGGGATGCTGGGCGCGTTTTTGATCCCGGTGCTCGAAGGTTCGCCCATCGACCTCGCCGACACCTGGGACCCGGGGCAGGTGCTGGCCCTGATGAGCTCCGACGGGGTCTCGCTCGGCGGCGGACCGCCCTATTTCGTCACCAGCCTGCTCGACCATCCCGATTTCACCACCGACCACCTTCGCTACATCGATCGTCTCGGCCTCGGTGGCTCGACGGTCCCGGCGGCGGTCACTCGCCGACTGGCGGATCTGGGCATCCTGCTGTACCGGTCCTACGGCAGCACCGAACACCCGTCGATCACCGGGTCGCGCATCAGTGCCCCGGAGGACAAGCGGCTGTTCACCGACGGCAACGCCCGTCCCGGTGTGGAGATCCGGTTGGCCGACGACGGGGAGATCTTGAGTCGCGGACCGGATCTGTGTCTGGGCTACACCGACGACGCGCTGACCGAGGCCGCCTTCGACGTCGACGGCTGGTACCACACCGGCGACGTGGGCGTCCTCGACTCCGACGGCTACCTGACGATCACCGACCGCAAAGCCGATGTGATCATCCGCGGCGGGGAGAACATCAGCGCCCTGGAGGTCGAGGAGGTGCTGCTGACGATGCCGGCCATCGCCGAGGCCGTGGTGGTCGCCGCACCCGATGCGCGCATGGGGGAGCGGACGGCGGCCGCGGTGCGGATCCGGCCGGGCTGCACCGCGCCCACCGTGGCGCAGGTGTGCCGCCATTTCGAGCAGAGCGGGGTCGCGCCGCAGAAGTGGCCCGAGGTGGTCTGTGAGTTCGAGGATTTCCCGCGCACGGCCAGCGGAAAAGTACAGAAATACCTGGTGCGACAGCGCCTCGGGGCGGAGCTTGCACCGTCCCCCGAATGA
- a CDS encoding enoyl-CoA hydratase/isomerase family protein codes for MIFSNYKNANIVDGESVTASVSSADPADPVSVALDDGVAVITINRPHARNSIAPETMEQLDHALDEVAGARALVLTGAGDRAFVSGGDLKQLATIRTEADACAMAWRMRSLCDRIAAFPAPVIAALNGHALGGGAEVAVAADIRVAADDIRIGFNQVALAIMPAWGGAERLAALVGRSQALLLAGSGTLLDAPAAERLGLVNRVVSRDSFDEEWRTLARTLACPPAGEIKRVLAGASAEEAVSAFARLWVSDEHWAAADRAEKQRRRRG; via the coding sequence ATAATATTCTCTAATTACAAGAATGCCAATATCGTCGATGGAGAATCAGTGACCGCATCGGTGTCCTCTGCCGACCCTGCCGACCCGGTCAGCGTGGCACTCGACGACGGCGTCGCCGTGATCACCATCAACCGGCCGCACGCGCGAAACTCGATCGCCCCCGAGACCATGGAGCAACTCGATCACGCCCTCGACGAGGTGGCCGGGGCCCGCGCGCTGGTCCTCACCGGCGCCGGGGACCGGGCCTTTGTCTCCGGCGGCGATCTCAAGCAACTCGCCACCATCCGCACCGAGGCCGACGCCTGCGCCATGGCCTGGCGGATGCGTTCACTGTGCGACCGGATCGCCGCCTTCCCGGCGCCGGTGATCGCCGCCCTCAACGGCCACGCGCTCGGCGGGGGCGCGGAGGTCGCCGTCGCCGCCGACATCCGGGTCGCCGCCGACGACATCCGGATCGGTTTCAACCAGGTCGCCCTGGCGATCATGCCGGCCTGGGGCGGCGCCGAACGCCTCGCCGCCCTGGTGGGGCGCAGTCAGGCGCTGCTGCTGGCCGGCTCCGGAACCCTGCTCGATGCGCCGGCGGCCGAGCGGCTCGGCCTGGTCAACCGGGTGGTTTCCCGGGACTCGTTCGATGAGGAATGGCGCACGCTGGCGCGCACCTTGGCCTGCCCGCCCGCCGGTGAGATCAAGCGGGTGCTGGCCGGCGCGTCGGCCGAGGAGGCGGTCTCCGCTTTTGCTCGCCTGTGGGTCTCCGATGAGCATTGGGCGGCGGCCGACCGGGCCGAAAAGCAGCGACGACGGCGCGGCTAA
- a CDS encoding TetR/AcrR family transcriptional regulator has product MSSAVEAKTKSQRRIGAPDAKNRRLLLDAAEELLLSDGYSAVSSRRVARQAGLKHQLVHYYFRTMDDLFLAMFRRRGDEGLAMQAEVLRSPQPLWALWRFNTDPAGVALTMQFIAVANQRPALKAEIAHYAARMRNEQYQVVADVMERYGVDLVEFPPMVLMVLMTSASRMLVIEHESLGMTAGHAETVRFVERWLSRLEGEPAAAVSDSPNPTH; this is encoded by the coding sequence ATGAGCTCGGCTGTTGAAGCAAAAACCAAGTCGCAGCGGCGAATCGGAGCGCCCGATGCGAAGAATCGGAGGCTGCTGCTCGATGCCGCCGAAGAGCTTCTGCTGTCGGACGGCTACTCGGCGGTCAGCTCGCGCCGGGTCGCGCGGCAGGCCGGCCTCAAGCATCAGCTCGTGCACTACTACTTCCGCACGATGGACGACCTGTTTCTGGCGATGTTCCGTCGACGTGGCGATGAGGGCCTGGCCATGCAAGCCGAGGTGCTCCGATCGCCGCAACCGTTGTGGGCCCTGTGGCGGTTCAATACCGATCCGGCCGGTGTGGCGCTGACGATGCAGTTCATCGCGGTGGCCAACCAGCGCCCGGCGCTCAAGGCCGAGATCGCCCACTACGCCGCACGCATGCGCAACGAGCAGTATCAGGTGGTGGCCGACGTGATGGAGCGCTACGGGGTGGACCTCGTGGAGTTTCCGCCGATGGTGCTGATGGTGTTGATGACCAGCGCGTCGCGCATGCTGGTCATCGAGCACGAGTCGCTCGGGATGACCGCCGGTCACGCCGAGACGGTGCGATTCGTCGAGCGTTGGCTGAGCCGTCTTGAGGGTGAACCCGCTGCCGCAGTGTCGGACTCGCCGAACCCGACTCATTAG
- a CDS encoding cytochrome P450 → MTDFATIDFFTDQSLVPDPHPYFDYLRDQHPVTRMDASGVVAVTGYAEALAIYRDSETYSNLVAVGGPFPPLPFEPEGDDISAQIEQYRDQMPMSEHMVTMDPPRHTKARSLLHRLLTPKRLKENQDFMWRLADRQLDYFVDNGRCEFLSEYARPFALLVIADLLGVPEEDQPVFQEVLGAPQPGARVGALDQEELVHDPLAWLDDKFLGYLSDRRENPRADVLTELAGATYEDGSVPELIDVVKSATFLFGAGQETTTKLLSSALRLLAERPDLVAQLRADRSKIPNFFEEVLRMESPVKCDPRLVAKTTTLGGVELKAGTIVVLLPGAVNRDPLKFEDPHEFRIDRPNVREHLAFARGTHTCPGSPLARAENRISLERILDRMDDIRIDEGKHGPAGDRRFTFEPTFILRGLTELHLEFTPVEAPVPAAI, encoded by the coding sequence GTGACCGATTTCGCCACCATCGATTTCTTTACCGATCAATCCCTGGTGCCCGACCCCCACCCTTACTTCGACTACCTGCGCGACCAGCACCCCGTGACCCGGATGGACGCCTCCGGTGTGGTGGCGGTGACCGGATACGCCGAGGCTTTGGCGATCTACCGCGACTCGGAGACCTACTCGAACCTGGTGGCGGTCGGCGGGCCCTTCCCGCCGCTGCCGTTCGAACCCGAGGGCGACGACATCAGCGCCCAGATCGAGCAGTACCGCGATCAGATGCCGATGAGCGAGCACATGGTCACCATGGACCCGCCACGACACACCAAGGCCCGGTCTCTGTTGCACAGGTTGCTCACCCCGAAGCGGCTCAAGGAGAACCAGGACTTCATGTGGCGGTTGGCCGACCGCCAGCTCGACTACTTCGTCGACAACGGCAGGTGTGAGTTCCTCTCCGAGTACGCCCGGCCGTTCGCACTGTTGGTCATCGCCGACCTGCTCGGGGTGCCCGAGGAGGACCAGCCGGTGTTCCAGGAGGTGCTCGGCGCTCCGCAGCCCGGCGCCCGCGTCGGCGCGCTCGATCAGGAGGAACTGGTCCACGACCCGCTGGCGTGGCTCGACGACAAATTCCTCGGCTATCTCAGCGATCGGCGCGAGAACCCGCGCGCCGACGTCTTGACCGAACTGGCCGGCGCCACCTACGAGGACGGGTCGGTCCCGGAACTCATCGACGTGGTCAAAAGCGCCACGTTCCTGTTCGGCGCCGGCCAGGAGACGACCACGAAGCTGCTCAGCTCGGCACTGCGGTTGCTGGCCGAACGCCCCGACCTCGTCGCCCAACTGCGCGCCGACCGCAGCAAGATCCCCAACTTCTTCGAAGAGGTGCTGCGCATGGAGAGCCCGGTGAAATGCGACCCCCGCCTGGTGGCCAAGACCACCACGCTCGGGGGCGTCGAGCTGAAGGCGGGCACGATCGTGGTGCTGCTTCCGGGGGCGGTCAACCGCGATCCGCTGAAGTTCGAGGACCCGCACGAATTCCGGATCGACCGGCCCAACGTACGCGAGCACCTGGCCTTCGCCCGGGGCACCCACACCTGCCCGGGCTCGCCGCTGGCACGCGCGGAGAACCGCATCTCGTTGGAACGCATCCTGGACCGGATGGACGACATCCGCATCGATGAGGGCAAGCACGGGCCCGCCGGGGACCGGCGCTTCACCTTCGAGCCGACGTTCATCCTGCGCGGCCTGACCGAACTGCACCTGGAGTTCACCCCGGTCGAGGCTCCGGTTCCGGCAGCCATCTAG
- a CDS encoding cytochrome P450 yields MTASITDEAHYDPYDTELNKDPYPMFRRLREEAPLYYNREHDFYALSRFDDVHAAFQDFETFSSAKGAILEIIKSGMEIPPGILVFEDPPIHDIHRNLLSGMFTPRRMKELEPQIREYCARCLDPLVGTGRFDFVNDLGAEMPMRVIGMLLGIPEDQQEHITEHGDATIRTEPGQKMTDNPDGPIATGDVFADAIAWRKTNPSDDLITGLMNVEFEDETGTRRQMSTEELHLFLTVLATAGSETTTRLIGWAGKVLAEHPDQRRELADNPSLIPRAVEELVRFEPPAPHAARYVTRDIDFYGQTVPEGAAMMLLIGAANRDHRRFPPDGDVFDIHRERRPHLGFGQGTHFCVGNALARLEARVALEEILTRFPEWEVDLSVAELSPTSTVRGWTSMPASIP; encoded by the coding sequence ATGACCGCCAGCATCACCGACGAGGCGCACTACGACCCGTACGACACCGAACTGAACAAAGACCCCTATCCGATGTTCCGTCGGCTCCGCGAGGAAGCTCCGCTGTATTACAACCGGGAGCACGACTTCTATGCGCTCAGCCGGTTCGACGACGTGCACGCCGCGTTCCAGGACTTCGAGACGTTCAGCTCGGCCAAGGGTGCGATCCTGGAGATCATCAAATCGGGCATGGAGATCCCGCCGGGCATCTTGGTGTTCGAAGATCCGCCGATCCACGACATCCACCGCAACCTGCTGTCGGGGATGTTCACCCCGCGCCGGATGAAGGAGCTGGAGCCGCAGATCCGCGAGTACTGCGCGCGCTGCCTGGATCCGCTGGTGGGCACCGGGCGGTTCGACTTCGTCAACGACCTCGGCGCCGAGATGCCGATGCGCGTGATCGGGATGTTGTTGGGAATCCCCGAAGACCAACAGGAGCACATCACCGAGCACGGCGACGCCACCATCCGCACCGAACCCGGTCAGAAGATGACCGACAATCCCGACGGTCCGATCGCGACCGGCGACGTGTTCGCCGACGCCATCGCCTGGCGGAAGACGAACCCCTCCGATGACCTGATCACCGGTCTGATGAACGTCGAATTCGAGGATGAGACCGGCACCCGGCGGCAGATGAGCACCGAAGAGCTGCACCTGTTTTTGACCGTGTTGGCCACGGCGGGCAGCGAGACCACCACCCGGCTGATCGGCTGGGCCGGCAAGGTGCTCGCCGAGCACCCCGATCAGCGTCGTGAGCTGGCCGACAATCCGTCGCTGATCCCGCGCGCGGTCGAAGAGCTGGTCCGGTTCGAGCCGCCCGCACCCCACGCGGCCCGCTACGTCACCCGCGACATCGACTTCTACGGGCAGACTGTGCCGGAGGGCGCGGCGATGATGCTGCTGATCGGCGCGGCCAACCGCGATCACCGCCGGTTCCCGCCCGACGGCGACGTGTTCGACATCCACCGTGAGCGCCGACCCCACCTCGGGTTCGGCCAGGGCACCCACTTCTGTGTGGGCAACGCGCTCGCCCGCCTGGAGGCGCGGGTCGCCCTCGAGGAGATCTTGACGCGCTTCCCGGAGTGGGAGGTGGATCTCTCCGTGGCGGAGCTCTCCCCGACATCGACGGTTCGCGGCTGGACCTCGATGCCGGCGTCGATTCCCTGA